The genomic stretch tgCTTTCCAGCAGCACTTGTAGACCAACAAGCTGCAGATTTCATACGGTGTCCATTTCAAACACCACAGAGAGTAGCTAACTGTAAAAAATGTCTGTTACAAACCAGCTGTGTACCTGGACTAGGCTGCCACAAAGCCTGTATGGGAACCATGACAAAATATAAATTTGTGCTCTTCTGTCAGGTTGTCCCTTTTTTAAAAAGGCATTCAGCCCCGAGTTATGTCTTTACACGAGAACAGACAAAAAAAGGACTGAAAAATTAATAGAATAGGGAAGTCTCATTAAATCTACATATGAAATAGCAGggcggcactgtggcgcagtgattagcgcagtcgcctcacagcaagaaggtcatgggttcgagccccggggttgtccagccttgggggtcatcccgggttgtcctctgtgcggagtttgcatgttctccatgtatctgcgttggtttcctccgggtgctccggtttactcccactgtccgaagacatgtaggtcaggtgacttggccatactaaactgtccctgcgtgtgtgtgtgtgatggcctggcggcctgtccagggtgtctccccgcctgccgcccaatgactgctgggacaggctccagcatcccccgaccctgagagcaggagaagcggtttggaagatggatggatggatgaagtaacTGAGCTGACTTGTCTGATTGGATAGTTTTGTGAAGCAGATAAAAAGTATCTGATTACAAATTAAGTTACTTCTTGTGCAGTGTGTCAGAGATGAAAGTTGGGGTCACTGTAACTCTTTGACAGGTGGTTATTGATTGACagcattaaaaaaattttttttccagaaactacTTAGAATTGCATGGTCAGGTTTGGCTGCCGCCTGTCAAATAACAGAATGATGAGTACATGTCAGAACTGAAATGAGCCAAAGAGAGGATTTCCACACAAGAGAAATTAAACGTGCTGCAAATGATCATTTGTTTGCCCCTAGAATATAAACTCCTATGaaacattcatctattttgggtGCCAAGCCCTTTCTTTGGCATCTGTTGGTTATGAATATTGGATAACTGGAATCGCACTCAAGTTACTGTCACGTGACTTCCTGGAAGAGGACATGAAAATTCTGAATTTGAGAGAAAAATAAATTCTGGCTATCGCATTACTTGTTTGGTTGGTTAGGATGACTGACTAATGGGTCATAACATCACTGAAGTCATTTTTGGGGTGGAACATTATAGATCAGTAGTTCTGAGTCCGGTCCTCGGGTACCacctggttttctgttctgccatTTACATTCATCTGTTCTACTTATTCCAGCAGCCACTCAAAGAGGTCTTAGGCCACCAAACAACTGGTGAATATAATGAACTACACTGGTATCGCTGGATCGCAAACCACCATCATAGCTGATTCTACCGGTAATGGATTTcttaacacggggatcgtcagttcgaatccccgtgttaccttcagcttggtcaggcgccctacagacacaattggctttgtctgcaggtgggaagccggatgtgggtatgtgtcctggtcgctgcactagcgcctcctgtgattggtcggggcacctgttcgggggggggactggggggaatagcgtgatcctcccatgtgctacgtccccctggtgaaactcctcactgtcaggtgaaaagaagcggctggtgactccacatgtatgggaggaggcatgtggtagtctgcagccctccccggatcagcagcgggggtggagcagagaccgggacggctcgggagagtggggtaattggccgggtacaattggggagggaaaaaaaaagtaatggcTTTCTTTTGGAAAATCAGCAGTTGCAGGTAGATTTGACCTGGTGACTGTGTATTCATACAACTAGAgaccttttttgtttttctgtcccTGCGTAGTGAAATGTACTGCCCCTCAGTTACTGGTGCACGGCGGCTTCAGTGATCTTAGACCGGTATGTTTAAGAACCTAAAACCTGGTTTGTTGTCTCTTGCAAGAACTAAAGGGCTATGTTGGACTAATTGggcctctcaaagcaaacatgtgCAAAACCAGTAGAGAAAGTTGTTTGTGGATTTGTTCCCCCCACAGCCATTTCAGTCATGTCTGAAAGGGCTTTTGTTGTCACATGGGCGGCCTATTGTGTGtgcaaaaaaaaagccttttgtgTAGCTTTCAACAAACACTGAGGAGGTTTCATAGACCACCCATGTAAACAGGCCTCAGTAGGCAGCACAGCCACTTAAAAATGCCCCAGATCGTTTTGACCAAGGATTGACTGGATGGAGCTGCTCGGTTTCTACCCACAGACGTCGATGGGGAAGAACTAACCAGAACTTTCCGTGTTTCGATGGGTTTATTAAGCAGACCTTGGGCCTTTATAACAAGACGAATGTCTCCCTCCATTGTAAAAGCAACGTTTAATTCTTCACAGTTAACCTCGCTGCCTTTTCTGCTGCTGAGTTTTGTCATACTGGGGAATTCTCTGGAACGTCTTgtgcagaaaaaaagggggggggtttggcAGTGTGAAACAATAATAAACTCAGAATGGGGAAACTAGCATTGTTAAGTAATTTCCACATTGGTAGGAGATGAAGTCAGGTGGCTCTCAGTGCTCCTGTAGAGCACCACTCGCACCCTGTGTGCTCACTAGGAGGATCACTGAAGGGTTTGTGTGTGTCCTCTGCCAGGCTTCATGTTGGCGTCTGATGCTTATGAATATTGGATTACTGGGATCGCCCTCGATGGTGGAATGGCTTGGAGGCAAACTGGTGAACTGACTTTGGGATTTCTGGTATGGCTCTGGTGTAAACTGAGGTGGATGTTCCCTTCTCTTCCCCTTGCTTCTTGTTTGTTTGCCAGACAATCAGTCGGCGAAGCTCTCCACCCTCCCTCGTGTCTGTATTCATTGTCGCCTTTAACGGCACTGTCATTTTCAGCCCGCTGCGGTCTGTAGTAATGTCTGAGCCCAGGGCTCCCAGTTGGGGAGGATTCTCTTGTTTCCGCATCTCAGAAATCTGCCAGGTATCTGTGCCTGTCAGTGTTTTTACCTGTTTAGTTTTCTTTTGCTTAGCGGCCAGGGGACTATGGCGAGCACTTTTTTTGGCTTTTtggctttgttttttttagatgaaAAACGCTTGAGACAAATGAAAGATTAAAAATGCCATATGACTGTCGCCtcctttttgaggaggctgattTCCACCGATGTATTCCATATTGTAAAAGATCATTTCCTTTACTGTAGTAATTATGTCAGCGAGCATGTggatggagactgcaaggtggtgtgtatgtgtgtgtgtgtgtgtgtgtgtgtctgtttaaaaATGGGCACCCGACACTGAGAAAGGGCCCTATATGTGGAGATGTTTGGACGGCCTGATGAGATCTGGCATCCCAGATCAGCCTCATTGGCCTGATGGAAAGGAGAAGCCAGAGGCCTTTGCTTTCACTGCAGGCCAGATGGCGCTGGCATGCTACCTTCACTGCCATTCTCAGAATGTACGATCTGTCGGTTCTGCAGACAgagacgtgggtgtgtgtgtgtgtgtgtgtgtgcttcattgCTGATGTAGGCCATCTGAAACAGTAATATCCGTAACCCTGTGCTCTTGTAAAAATGTGCCCAGGAGGTCAGTGTGAGAAGGGCCTGCGCTGCCAGGAAGTTTGTCATTTGTGTGCCTCACTTTCAGGAACTTATTGTTTTGATTAGCTTTTTGTTTGCCCTGACTTGCAAGCATTTCTGGTATTTGATTGATTGGTGGCTATCTTGGCATGGTGCAAGGTGACAGATAAGAGTCACAGTGAGAGAGGAAGTTGCACTGACCATATCTGCCCCTACTGAATAGCGAATCCGTGTGTTAACATAAAGGTATAGTAAAACGCTGCCATCCTCTCTGACGGTGGCTGGATTTGCTGCACTAACCTTTTTCTTCCCCTCTGTCCAGACCTGATACAGTGCACCAATGAGATGAACGTCAACATCCCTCAGCTGGCCGACACACTGTTTGAGAGGACCGCCAACACCAGCTGGGTGGTGGTCTTCAAATCCCTCACCGCCACACACCACCTGATGGTCTATGGCAATGAGGTCAGTTTTTATGGGACCTCGGTCTGCGGTTGTAACCCGTTGAAACAAATGTGAATATATCCAAGGAATACACTGTCGGATTTGTTTGACTCTTTTGTCTGCCAGCGCCTTAGAATGCTGTTTTCTTAGTGGGTGGTTTGAACTGGCCTGGCAGCGTTTCAGAAGCATGTGTTATTGCGCTCACTTTGAATCAAAGAGATTATTTTGTGGACATCGTCTTCATTTTTAATGAGACGGAAGCGTTTCCACTTTTGCATAAGCTGTTTACTTCGCTGCTTGTGGCAAAAAACAGGTGGCCTCACACATTGTCTGTTTTGCAGAGATTCATACAATATCTGGCTTCAAGGAACACACTTTTCAACCTCAGCAATTTTTTGGACAAAAGTGGCCTGCAAGGTACATTGGTAGCCCTTTTCACACCAGGACACAGTATTCCCGTGCATCCTCAGCCAGCTTGTTTGTGTGCGATGACACTGAACGAACGCCTTGCGGCTTTCTTCCCAACGCAGGCTATGACATGTCGACGTTCATCAGGCGATATAGTCGCTACTTGAATGAGAAGGCTGTGTCCTACAGACAGGTGGCCTTTGACTTTACTAAAGTGAAACGAGGGTAAGAAGACTACATTTCCAATCCTTTCTTTTTTCACCATTTTCTCTGTAGCAGAGTCAAGATGTAAaacgtgttgttttgtgttttcatCCCAGATGTATGAGCTTGTAAGCATGCACAGGCTgtcgttaaaaaagaaaaagaaaaagactccATATCTGGCCCACCACCTGCAGAATATCTCTTTCTAAAGCTTTCCTGTTATTTTTCACACAAGAACCTGTTGTTCAGCTCACATCACTCTTCATAGCGGTGTCGAGGTTCTCTCTCGTGCAAACCTGCTAAAAGAAACTCGAGGACTACAACAGAAATGTTGATAAGCTTCTTTTCTTGTGGTGGTCTTTTCCACAGGTCTGATGGAGTGATGCGAACCATGAGCACAGAGAAGCTCCTCAAGACCATCCCGATCATCCAGAATCAGATGGATGTCCTACTCGACTTTAATGTAGGTTCTTTGCATGAAGTGCTTCATGGTAGCTGGTTAGCATCTTGTTCTCTTCCAGTGTCCATTCACCAGTTAGTCAGACTTGATGTTAAATGATAGTGTGGTCCTCGTGAATTGATCCAGTGGTTGTTCATCGTGAATATCTCCAGCTCATTCGCAAtaaagacacccccccccgcacctcctccatctctctgtccaggTCAATGCCAATGAACTGACAAACGGGGTGATCAATGCGGCCTTCATGCTTCTGTTCAAAGATGCCATCCGACTGTTTGCAGCCTACAATGAGGGCATCATCAACCTGCTCGGTAAAGAACGGGCGTGTGGTCCATGGGATGGTATTATGTCTTCATTGTTATCATAGCGCTGTATATTTGCAAGTCTGGCGACAGCCAAATGCCCTACCGTTGAATTTGTTTCACAAAGGTGCGTTCCAGGAGAGTGTTTTGCAGTTATTAACACATTGCATAAATCTTTATAGACTTGGATGTGCTGAAACAATCTTAATTAACAGTGTAATTACGACAAGGTTCATGTTAGCTTTCAATGGCAGGTTGTGGCAGCTAGAAGAAAAGCACTTCAACTAATTTTATTTCTGAAAACTTTCCCTGAAATTTCTGGTGTATCCCTTGGACAAAGATTTATATTTGTTAGATACATTCtgattgatatatatatagatagatagatatatatatattttattttttttaatgaacagTCACTCCTCGACACCTTAATCACATTACCTTGCATTACCGTGGTTGTCGACGTCGGCCCGATTGCAGGAGAAACCTCGCTGGCTTATAAGTGCGCTTCCTTTTCTAGCATAAtgtagaacagacagggagacaggaagATGGTGTGTATGGACAAAGATGATTAAACTAACATGGAAAATTGGCAAGATTACTAcccttttcaaaaaagacatcAAATATGGAAGGCAAGCTTAATGAAAAATCTTTTTTTAACAGCAACTTTAGAAGTGTATTGGtaaccttgcccccccccctttttaaacTTTCGTCTTCTGTTGTTACAAAGCAGCAGCGTTCCTTGATCTCAAATCATCTGGGATCCCATTTGCATTGCTATATTCATAATATGATATAtagaaattcacacacacactatatattatataatatagcaattcacacacacacacacacacatatatgtatttaAATACATTGATATATCCTTCTCAGTGGCAAAACAGTCACCtaggtcttaaaactgctggactTTGTTTCAGCCCCCACATTTGTACACTAACAATGTGAGACGTGACATCAATTTGAACCCAAAGTATTGATTTGAGGTAAATATTTACAATGAATACATTTGTATAAATGGGGGGAAAATATTTATAATGAAGAGAAAAAACGTTCAGTGGGATTGAAAATCTCTGCACTGAGAACGTCTGGAACTGAAGGAATGAGAGAGGCGGTTGAGTGGAAGGACGGTTTGAGGCCCTACTTCAGGTTTTGTAGTGAGTAGAGGGTCCATGATGTGTGGTGAAGGAGAAAAGAACCGTTTGCAGAATcgtttcctcaggtgtattttCACTTTCTCTTCTGTAACAGAGAAGTACTTTGACATGAAGAAAGCCCAATGCAAAGAAGGCCTCGACATCTACAAGAAGTTCCTGACAAGAATGACAAGAATTTCCGAGTTCCTCAAAGTTGCAGAGGCGAGTAAAGACGTACCTCAGGATGCGTGGGGTCTGTAACATATTGGTTTTACCACATGTTTGATCCTCATCTGTCTCTCACTACAGCAAGTGGGGATTGATCGGGGGGACATTCCAGATCTCTCTCAGGTAAGAATGTGCTTACATTCTAAATAAATGACCCCCACTCTTCGCTAGCTTGCTTCTCTAAAAAGAGCAACATTGCTAATATTTTGGACATAAATGTTGAGGTCTACGACATTACAGCTCATACATGTACCGCTTGGTGGCGCACCATAATAGTATGGGGGCAACATGAAGAATTGTTGCTGAATTTGCTCAACACATTGTCTCGGTACATTGGATCACACACGCTGTTTATCATTATTATGAACAATAAATGGTTACCTGGAGAAGAAAACAACTGTTTCCTGGTAGGAAACAGGTAGCTAATGCAGGTAGCTAATGCAATAATATGTACAAAATATTTGATGGGCATTGGTAAACTGATGTCACGCCAATGTTAATATATCAGTTTTACCACATGAAAAGCATCTGAGAAATTATTGTATTTTTATCGTGACCATGCTCATCGATGCAAGCTTTGAGTCCTCTTTATCATTAAGTTTTCACACGGAGTTTTTAAATCAAAACAAACCGGCAATGTTAGACAAATTTATGTTGCCCTCATTAGATCATAAGGAACACATACTGTGAAAATGTGGGCAACCAGAGGCTATTTGCAAGCTTTTGCTAAATGTTGTGGCTCATTCAGTGGTTTCTAATGACGTGTGCTATCTACgtaatattgtaaaaaaaaaaaaagaagcttgatGCTCCTCTGTCAACATGCAGTAAGTCCCCCTCAGAGCCTCAGCTCTGGCCCATCGTAACCAAAGGCTTTGCACGCTAGGCAGACACGGCACATGTCTACTGTTGCACTCAGAAAAACGCTTCTAACGCTCACACACCCTGACCTTGCATGTCATACAGGAAATAAAGGTGTGAATTAAGGGTTGCGGTGGGAAATGATGGCTTCCTCCTATACAAAGGCGATTTTAACAGACAAGCTCAGCTTTTACATGGTAGGCACCGATGGTGTCAGTCGCCAAGAAGCATGAGGTTCCTCACCCATGGTAATGACCATTCAGTTATTCTGCCCTAAAGAGGCCAGCCACTGCTTGAAGTGGTGTATAAGAGACCAAAAAAGGTTACTCAGAAGCTCTGTTGTCTGTTATTTTATTAAGCTCTATAGAACTTCCTACTTTACCTACCATTAGCTTGTTTTCTCCCAAAATCTTCATGATTTCTTGACAGTCACCACctttattttctgtattttccCTTCCTTTATCGCTCCATCTTTCAGTTCACAGTATGTGTAAGTATCTGAACCTTTTTTCTCTTTCTGAGGGCAGCTTTTCTCTTTGAAGACTCTTGACAATAACTTGGCATGCTTGatgtttttttgccccccccccacaccccctgtaTAAATCTTTGTTCATGAACTAAACGGTGTGTGTCACTGACTGTAGGCCCCCAGTAGCCTGCTGGATGCTCTGGAGCAACACTTGGCCTCACTGGAGGGAAAGAAGGTGAAAGATTCAACGGCAGCAAGCAGGTTGGTGTCTGCTCACCTGATTTTAGTCCCCCTTCACTTGTGGAGTGCAGGCACATGTTCGCTGAGGCATCCCACCAGTGAGACTGTGTGAGGTTCAGCTGAAGGCTTTCTCAGCTTGGGAAAGCAATTCCAGTAATGAGAGTACATTTGGTACTGCAACCCAAGGTATGCCTTTAGTCTAGCTTTTTCCCCCCAATGGATGTTGGGGAAAATGTTGCCATAGCTATTCACTATGGGAAGGCTTGGCTTTACATTCCTCCTATGATGACATCAACCTACTTGACTCTTAGTCAAAACTTCATTTTTCATTTGACCATCTGCACTATATAGTAAGAGTCTAAGTAGGGAAGAAACCTTAATTCATTTCTTCATTTAGGTACGGTGTCAAAATCTACTTATAACTATGTTTGCAGTTGTAACTGTGAAGTACTCGTACTAGATCCACCAGTACATACCACGTATTTTCCCCTAGCCGTCATATGACTTCTGGcttttctctgtctgttttgACTCAGGGCTAGCACACTCTCCAATGCCGTCTCTTCGTTGGCCAACACCGGCATTTCTTTCACCAAAGCGGATGAGAGGGAAAAACAGGCGGCCCTGGAGGAAGAGCAGGCTCGCCTTAAAGCCCTGAAAGTAAATCCTCTCACTCACCTACATTCCTCTTCAGCTTAGTGCACCACTGGCCAAGCCAGCTATGTCCAGCAGCCTGTAGTGAATTGGAGCAGCCCGCCAAAGACATTTTTCATCCCTGGTTGAAGGACATGAGAAATTGTCTTCGGGGGCCCTCCATTAAGGAGGCCCTTACTTCCAGCAGTGCAGTCTCCTGGTTTCCTGCTGTTTTCTGAAATTGATTTGCGTCCTACTCAAACACTTCAGGGTGTAGTAACATATTTTTGATGGGGTTTTTTTGGATTGTTTTTTTATATCCATGACCTTTATCTGCCCCCAAACAAGGACTGTCTTGCCAATGATTAAGGCAGTGCTGCAGTACTTACTAATAGGGTTCCCGTGTGTCCTGGAAAATGGTGGAAACCTGGGAATGATCAAATTGATCAAATGTCATGGAAAATTGTTGAGGTTTTAAATTTGTATTTTTACCCACTGAAATTGCATATTCTGACAGTTGACAGATGAGATTGTATATTCTAGCCATAATTTAGCCACTGAGATTGCACATCAGTGCTTAAAACTTGGAGGTATGTTCAATGAGCAGCTGGAAGTTAGACTGTTGAGGCTTACAGTGATGGTACTGAATGATATGACTTGCTATGAGCAATGACTGCCGTGGTTACCTAAGCAGAAGTCCTGGAAAATGAGTGGTAACTCTGAGTAGAAACGTGGAGGCCTGTTCTGTTTCTCCTGTTGATGCTGACCTGTCTTCCCCAGGAGCAGCGTCTGAAGGAGCTCCAGAAGAATCCTGCTTCCACAGACACCTCTCCTATCTCTACCATCGGAGGACCCATCAACTTGGCCCCAGCCATCGACCTCTTCTCTTCCCCCAGCTCCAATAACGGGTGAGGGCACAGAGGCAGCTGCATGTCTTTAAACCATTAACTTTTATCCACACTTCCGAAGACCACTTATCCCTCCCCATGACAATGAATTTGAAAGTCTCCACCATATATCCCAGACAACCTTTTTCTCTCCACCCTCTGTCAGTTACGTAGCTTGCTGGTCATTCAGATGAGTCTTGGTGACAAGCAACCAGAAGACTGGATCTGTCATTAGTGTTTGGCGGCGGTGGGGGTGGGGCGGGTAATAATGTTATAATGGTTATGAATGAACATCTCCGTGAAAAATTTAAGACTGGAAGCCACATAGCCTCAACTTTTGAGCCTCGTAGCCAGAGTCAGTATTAACACCAAATGGGAACTAAAACATTCAAGGTTTTCTTTGACATGgtaacaaataaaaaataaactcgGTGAAAAGACAAAAAATGCTGAAAATTATTTCAGTATTTGAGGCAATAATGCATTGATTGGAGTGCAATATATTTTGAGGCAGTGCTAATGGAGGGAAACTGTATGGCTGAAAACGGAGTGTTGTGCGTTCTGTTGTGAAGCGGTAAGGTGATAGTGGAGCATTGCTCTCACGGTGGCCCAGAGAGGCTGGTATTGATTATTCTAACTTTCAGTAGCTTCTACAGCCATTTCCTGTGCAGTCTGTTTTCACACTGCACAGCGGATGTGTAATGATTAGGGGAAGGACATTTAAAGTTGgcaggtgattttttttcttttgtccccAGTTACTTTAAAATGCTCTGCACATCCATACCTGCAAAAGAGAAGTTCTCCACTCTGAAAGTCAGATTGGTTTTGAATTGTTGTTTTGAAGGAAGGAGAAACACGCTGCTGAATATTTTATGATAGTGGTCGAGGAACTTGGAATTAGAGGACTCCTGCAATTTGTCAGGAAGTGACTGATTACATGTAACTTTTTTGACCCCACCTCCCACATTCCCTTCAGCCCTTCCAAGGCAGCCAACGACCTGCTAGACCTTCAGCCAGCTTTCCAGCAGGCGATGCCCCTCTCTACCGGCACACCCGCTGGCAGCACATGGGGAGGTGAGACCTCCACACCGTGGCACCACTTCATTCCACACTACCGCACACATGCGTATGCATGTAGGCATAAACTCAAAGGaaagggaaaataaaaaatacacacacgcagCTGATAATGGGATGCACAAATACATCTCCTTGACTCCTGTCTGCGGTAGGCTATGTGTAAATACTTTGGAAAGATGCAGAATGTTGAATACTTGACAGTAACGCAGTTTAGTCCAAAGGGAATGAAGTATGAGTTCACATACTGATCTGAATCTCATACCTTTTATCTATGGACATTTATTCCACTGCCTGGAATACCTCTGCTTGGCAAAGTATGCCGTGGCAGAAGTCAGTAGTAAATGGccatgattcttttttttttaatgtgtatgTTTAATGTTTGTTATATACTTTCATAGTCAGATGCAGCTTTATCTCAAATGCTTGGTAATGTTGTGTACCGTGCACTTCATCAAGATCTTGGTGTATGTAGAGGTATTTGACACAGTAAGATAACACTGTTGGCCTTTGACTCAGAAAGTTAATAATAGACaaaagggttttgttttgtttattactGCTATATCATGGCTTTCAGCCCAGCCCGCCAacacaagataagataagatgtactttgtTCATTAATTTGTCGTCTGCAttaaacccatcccaacacacacactggaagcagtgggcagccatgcagcacccaaggaccagctccagttcttctggcCGTGCCTGGGTCAGGGGCACACACCGGAGTGTTAACCCAACACACGTGTCTTTGAcggtgggagaaaaccagaggaaacccacacagacacagggagaacatgcaaactccacacagaagggacctgggtgggcctggagttcgaacccaggaccttcttgctgtgaggcaacagtgctaatcactgggccacatGCTGTCCAAAAACATAATTTCCAAAAGGGTAGGATCTGAGGTGCATTCTGCAGTTCTCCTAACATTTTCAGGGTAAGCTTTCTGGTGTGAGTCAAGGGTCACTGCAGAATAACATGACAAACTATTCCCTGGCCTGCATTTAGGTTTATTGAAAATGTATAGTTATAGCATGAGTACTGTCAAACATGTGGTTGGCCCCTTCGACTTGCAGAGGTGAAGTTGCTGCTGACAGGTTAGCTGTGATGGTAGCCATGGACGCCCATCAGTTTTAGGTTGCTTGATGTGAGTATACTGGTATGTGCATGGGCGCCTTCTGAAATCAGCCACTGTGCTGGCGTTGTTTGTCATTGTGACAATAGAGACCTTGTGGGGCGAcagtagctcaggaggtagagcaggttgtctggtaactggagggttgctggttcgatcctcggctcttccttgcaaaatgttgaggtgtccttgagcaagacaccaaactcctaactgctcccaatgagctggttggTGCCTCGCATGGCTGACTCTGCCgttggtgtatgagtgtgtgtgcacgggtgaatgtgaggcattcactgattgtaaagcactttgagtggctattgtagctagaaaagcgctctataaatgCAACCCATTTACCATTTAACCTGTGGACTAGTTAAATGGTCGATAAAGCCGGCTTTGTCTGGTCCAGGATTTGGGTCAGTTGAGCAGAACAGCAGATCTAGGGTGCATATCAGCCTGTCTCCACATCTCTAACATTGTATAACCCCACCCACCCATTCTTGCATGTCAACCTTTTGCCAGACTGCATTCACCTTTTCTAACTGCTCTCACTCctcgtcgctctctctctctctctctctctctctctctctctctctctctctctttcacctgtctgtcttcattttctctccctctgcccaCCTAGAACCTCTCACCTATGCTGCAGAAGCTGTGGAAGATTCCATTCAAAACTCGAACCCTTTCCTCACGCTACCTGTTGTTGGTGCGGTGCAGCTGCCTGCAGTGTCCCCCGATGTTGTTAGTCAGTCCTCTTGGACAGCCAGCCATGACGTGTTCGGTGGGATTGTTTGaccatgcctttttttttttttttttttttatttcatcattattcttTTATCCCAGACAATGTGTTTTCAGGCCATTTATTTCTGTCATGCCAACTTAAGAAATAACACACCTGTGACACTGACCAAGTTCATCCTGACTCATTATGGCAGGTGGTTTGACaggctgtctgtagccttgccTTAGTGT from Lampris incognitus isolate fLamInc1 chromosome 8, fLamInc1.hap2, whole genome shotgun sequence encodes the following:
- the picalma gene encoding phosphatidylinositol binding clathrin assembly protein a isoform X7, with protein sequence MSGQSITDRITAAQHSVTGSAISKTVCKATTHEVMGPKKKHLDYLIQCTNEMNVNIPQLADTLFERTANTSWVVVFKSLTATHHLMVYGNERFIQYLASRNTLFNLSNFLDKSGLQGYDMSTFIRRYSRYLNEKAVSYRQVAFDFTKVKRGSDGVMRTMSTEKLLKTIPIIQNQMDVLLDFNVNANELTNGVINAAFMLLFKDAIRLFAAYNEGIINLLEKYFDMKKAQCKEGLDIYKKFLTRMTRISEFLKVAEQVGIDRGDIPDLSQAPSSLLDALEQHLASLEGKKVKDSTAASRASTLSNAVSSLANTGISFTKADEREKQAALEEEQARLKALKEQRLKELQKNPASTDTSPISTIGGPINLAPAIDLFSSPSSNNGPSKAANDLLDLQPAFQQAMPLSTGTPAGSTWGGFSASPTTQQPQNSRGLNVDFDSVFGNNTNANNVDLTDDIVGGLLKPTVASSPNQGLTTNCQHPSKLMSDDLDSSLANLVGNLGIGNGTTKNDLHWSQPGEKKLTGGNNWQPKTAPSTTWNPATMNAMIFPQYAPSVMAFPATTPTGMMAYTVMQFM
- the picalma gene encoding phosphatidylinositol binding clathrin assembly protein a isoform X8, translating into MSGQSITDRITAAQHSVTGSAISKTVCKATTHEVMGPKKKHLDYLIQCTNEMNVNIPQLADTLFERTANTSWVVVFKSLTATHHLMVYGNERFIQYLASRNTLFNLSNFLDKSGLQGYDMSTFIRRYSRYLNEKAVSYRQVAFDFTKVKRGSDGVMRTMSTEKLLKTIPIIQNQMDVLLDFNVNANELTNGVINAAFMLLFKDAIRLFAAYNEGIINLLEKYFDMKKAQCKEGLDIYKKFLTRMTRISEFLKVAEQVGIDRGDIPDLSQAPSSLLDALEQHLASLEGKKVKDSTAASRASTLSNAVSSLANTGISFTKADEREKQAALEEEQARLKALKEQRLKELQKNPASTDTSPISTIGGPINLAPAIDLFSSPSSNNGPSKAANDLLDLQPAFQQAMPLSTGTPAGSTWGGFSASPTTQQPQNSRGLNVDFDSVFGNNTNANNVDLTDDIVGGLLKPTVASSPNQGLTTNCQHPSKLMSDDLDSSLANLVGNLGIGNGTTKNDLHWSQPGEKKLTGGNNWQPKTAPSTTWNPATMNAMIFPQYAPSVMAFPATTPTGMMAYTMQFM
- the picalma gene encoding phosphatidylinositol binding clathrin assembly protein a isoform X3, with protein sequence MSGQSITDRITAAQHSVTGSAISKTVCKATTHEVMGPKKKHLDYLIQCTNEMNVNIPQLADTLFERTANTSWVVVFKSLTATHHLMVYGNERFIQYLASRNTLFNLSNFLDKSGLQGYDMSTFIRRYSRYLNEKAVSYRQVAFDFTKVKRGSDGVMRTMSTEKLLKTIPIIQNQMDVLLDFNVNANELTNGVINAAFMLLFKDAIRLFAAYNEGIINLLEKYFDMKKAQCKEGLDIYKKFLTRMTRISEFLKVAEQVGIDRGDIPDLSQAPSSLLDALEQHLASLEGKKVKDSTAASRASTLSNAVSSLANTGISFTKADEREKQAALEEEQARLKALKEQRLKELQKNPASTDTSPISTIGGPINLAPAIDLFSSPSSNNGPSKAANDLLDLQPAFQQAMPLSTGTPAGSTWGGFSASPTTQQPQNSRGLNVDFDSVFGNNTNANNVDLTDDIVGGLLKPTVASSPNQGLTTNCQHPSKLMSDDLDSSLANLVGNLGIGNGTTKNDLHWSQPGEKKLTGGNNWQPKTAPSTTWNPATMAPSVMAFPATTPTGMMAYTVPPNVGSMMMTQPTMMYTQPMMRPANPFGQASGAQMQFM
- the picalma gene encoding phosphatidylinositol binding clathrin assembly protein a isoform X9 produces the protein MSGQSITDRITAAQHSVTGSAISKTVCKATTHEVMGPKKKHLDYLIQCTNEMNVNIPQLADTLFERTANTSWVVVFKSLTATHHLMVYGNERFIQYLASRNTLFNLSNFLDKSGLQGYDMSTFIRRYSRYLNEKAVSYRQVAFDFTKVKRGSDGVMRTMSTEKLLKTIPIIQNQMDVLLDFNVNANELTNGVINAAFMLLFKDAIRLFAAYNEGIINLLEKYFDMKKAQCKEGLDIYKKFLTRMTRISEFLKVAEQVGIDRGDIPDLSQAPSSLLDALEQHLASLEGKKVKDSTAASRASTLSNAVSSLANTGISFTKADEREKQAALEEEQARLKALKEQRLKELQKNPASTDTSPISTIGGPINLAPAIDLFSSPSSNNGPSKAANDLLDLQPAFQQAMPLSTGTPAGSTWGGFSASPTTQQPQNSRGLNVDFDSVFGNNTNANNVDLTDDIVGGLLKPTVASSPNQGLTTNCQHPSKLMSDDLDSSLANLVGNLGIGNGTTKNDLHWSQPGEKKLTGGNNWQPKTAPSTTWNPATMAPSVMAFPATTPTGMMAYTVMQFM